A region of Panicum virgatum strain AP13 chromosome 8N, P.virgatum_v5, whole genome shotgun sequence DNA encodes the following proteins:
- the LOC120684357 gene encoding zinc finger BED domain-containing protein RICESLEEPER 2-like, protein MKSGLEEHNDSVERIRTAVKFVRSSPSRLKIFKKCAELEKISTRSLLSLDLETRSNATYLMLENAEKFEKAFARLDKVHRPFRAYFANNDPPTADDWQTARHILCFLKLFEKSWLRTSQSKLSERGAAEEVQAYEEIREGIDSQHHDFTTFEA, encoded by the exons ATGAAGAGTGGACTGGAAGAACACAATGACTCTGTCGAAAGAATAAGAACAGCAGTAAAATTTGTGAGGTCTTCACCATCAAGATTGAAGATTTTCAAGAAATGTGCAGAATTAGAAAAGATATCAACCAGAAGTCTTTTGTCCTTAGATCTGGAGACGAGGTCGAATGCTACCTACCTTATGTTGGAAAATGCAGAAAAGTTCGAGAAGGCTTTTGCAAGACTGGATAAAGTTCACAGACCTTTCAGAGCTTATTTTGCCAACAACGATCCTCCCACTGCAGATGATTGGCAAACTGCAAGGCACATATTGTGTTTCTTGAAACTATTTGAAAAG AGTTGGCTTCGAACATCACAAAGCAAATTAAGTGAAAGAGGAGCCGCTGAAGAGGTCCAGGCATACGAGGAGATTAGAGAAGGTATAGATAGCCAACACCACG ATTTCACTACGTTTGAAGCATAG